The following is a genomic window from Bacillus sp. V2I10.
CTAATCATAGATCTATTGGTTGAAATATCTTCTACAAACCCATCTTTAGGACCACGTAAAGTTACTTCCGCATCTGGGCTTTCTATAGCTCGCTTGTCGAACTTTCCAAGATTAATTTCAAGAAACTGTTTTGAAGTGCATTCAAATAGAATTAGGGAACCATTTAAGAGTAATTTCGGAATATCATTTTCATTATCATGAATCGAAATATTTAAAGCAGTTAATGAGTTGGCAATTCTATGTAACGTCAATTTTTCTTTACCAAGAATAAACAAAGGTTTAATTACGGATTCTTGACAAAGGTTTATGTCAACAATTCCTTCAAAATAGACTAAACAAATTTCTTCTTCATGTATGTATCTTACTTTTAGATCAGGAGGATTATGAAGTGCATGAAATATATTATTAATACGACTAATTAATTGAGAGCATTCTATTGTTATCACCTCTTATTTAATTATTTCCTAAAAGAAGTGCAATATGTGTGCTTTGTGAGTTAATAAAGAAGATGAAAAAGATCAACAATTCAAGATATTACAGCCAAATATAATGTCCAGCCCTCACAAATCGCTCTTGCTTGTATCATCCGCTCGAATCACGTCATCCTATTCCCAAAGCCGTACAAGAAGAAACATGTGACAAATGCTAAAGCGGCAACCTTTTAGTTTATTTCGGGGGTGAGATGGGTGCGGGTTGCCGTTTTCACTAATCATGCCCAGTACAAATACAGCCGAGTTGGCGGATGTGATAAAGAAAACTAGGACGAGAACCATGGCCAGGATACTTAGGAATGTCGTGAACGGGAAATATTCAAAAAACGTGAACAACGCAGATGTTACATCGGTTGATACAGCAGTAGCAAGCGCTGTTTCCCCCATGTTCTTAATGAGATGAATGCCCGAACCGCCCATTACTGCAAACCAGAAGAAAGAGCCGAGCACGGGGATAAATATAGCACCCATCATAAATTCTTTAATTGTTCTTCCCTTAGAAATTCTGGCTACAAAGCTGCCAACGAGAGGCGCCCAAGCGATCCACCAGCCAAAATAAAAGAGTGTCCAGCTGGCGATCCAGGAACCATCGCTGTAAGGCTCCGTCCTAAAGGACATGCTGATGAAGTTTTGAACGTAATCGCCAACTCCCTGGAAAAAGATTTTAAAGATTGTTTGGGTTGGTCCGAGAAATAGTACAAATCCAAGCAGGGCAAATGCAAGAATCATGTTCAGGTTTGACAGGTGCTTCATGGCACCCTGCAAACCTGAAACAGTTGATGCGACATAAATACAAGTTACGGCCACAATGATTATGGCCTGCGTATTAATATTGATCGGAAGACCCCATAGAACATTGATGCCCGTATTAACCTGCAGCGTCCCAAAGCCGAGTGAAGTGGCAATCCCTATAACAATTGAGAGAATGACCATAACATCAACTGCCTTGCCGATTGGGCCTCTAATCTTGTCTCCTAGTAAAGGATAAAAGACTGAGCTCAGGGAAGATGGAAGCTTTTTTCTGAACTGGAAAAAGGCTAACGATACGCCGACAAGCGCATAACACGCCCAAGCAGAAACGCCCCAGTGCAGGTAAACAAACTGCATCGCGAGCTTTGCCGATTGATCAGACGATGCTTCTCCAAAAGGAGGATCGATATAGTAGGAAACGGGCTCTGCGACACCCCAGAAGACCAGGCTGATTCCGATAGAAGCGCTGAAAAGCATGCCGATCCATGTCGCTGTTTTGTATTCAGGGCGATCGTGATCGTCTCCCAATCGGATATGGCCAAATTTTGATAGTCCGATATACATGCAGAATGCAAAAAAGACGAAGACGCTGCCAAGAATAAACCAGCCTAAATTATTATATATAAAAGAAAGAGAGAAATTCGAAAAGGCCTCCAGCTGTTTTGGCATAAAAACACCGATGCTGATTAATGCTAGGCTAAACGCCAGTGACGTATAAAAAACTGATTTCTTGCTATTCATCTAATCACTCCTTTTTAATGGAAACGCTTTCCCTCATTTAATTTCAGATGAAGCCCCCAATGAAGCTCGGAGACTGCCTATTAATTAACCGAGATGTTTTTAGTGGAAAAAAGAGACTCAATTATAGACGCCAGCCTGTCCCCTACTTCAGAAGTAGAAGCGGAGCCCTTCATATCCGGTGTCAGCACTTCCTTTTCCTCAAGAAGCTGCTCGATCGCTTTCAAAATAACTTTACCCTGCTCCTCGTATCCGAAAAAGTCCAACATCTGGCTGGCGGACCAAATCGCCGCGAGTGGATTGGCAAGTCCTTTGCCGGCAATATCTGGCGCTGAGCCATGAATCGGTTCAAACATCGACGGGAAGTCTCGTTCAGGATTCAGGTTCGCACCGGCAGCAAGACCTATTCCGCCTGCGAGGGCTGCACCCAAATCGGTTAAGATATCTCCGAATAAATTTGAGGTCACCACGACTTCAAACCGTTTTGGGTCCTTAATCATGAGCATCGCAGCAGCATCGACAAGGTAAGAAGCTGTTTTGACCTCAGGGTAATCGGCGCTCACTTCTTCAAATACCTGATCCCAAAATACCATGGAGTAGTTAAGGGCATTCGCTTTTGAAATACTTGTCAGCGACCGGCCTTCTTTTTTCGCCGTTTCAAAGGCATACCGTATGATGCGCTCTGTGCCTTTTCTGGAAAAGACGCCGGTTTGCAGGACGACTTCATGCTCCTTGTCTTTAAAAAGC
Proteins encoded in this region:
- a CDS encoding tartrate dehydrogenase; this encodes MKVYKIAVIAGDGIGPEVIQEGIKVLEKAAEWDGGFRFQFTYFPWGCEFYTEKGRMMDEDGIEQLKAFDAIYLGAVGFPGVPDHISLWDLLLKIRKSFEQYVNIRPVKLLKGAHLPLVDVRCEDIDMLFIRENSEGEYSGAGDWLFKDKEHEVVLQTGVFSRKGTERIIRYAFETAKKEGRSLTSISKANALNYSMVFWDQVFEEVSADYPEVKTASYLVDAAAMLMIKDPKRFEVVVTSNLFGDILTDLGAALAGGIGLAAGANLNPERDFPSMFEPIHGSAPDIAGKGLANPLAAIWSASQMLDFFGYEEQGKVILKAIEQLLEEKEVLTPDMKGSASTSEVGDRLASIIESLFSTKNISVN
- a CDS encoding BCCT family transporter; this translates as MNSKKSVFYTSLAFSLALISIGVFMPKQLEAFSNFSLSFIYNNLGWFILGSVFVFFAFCMYIGLSKFGHIRLGDDHDRPEYKTATWIGMLFSASIGISLVFWGVAEPVSYYIDPPFGEASSDQSAKLAMQFVYLHWGVSAWACYALVGVSLAFFQFRKKLPSSLSSVFYPLLGDKIRGPIGKAVDVMVILSIVIGIATSLGFGTLQVNTGINVLWGLPININTQAIIIVAVTCIYVASTVSGLQGAMKHLSNLNMILAFALLGFVLFLGPTQTIFKIFFQGVGDYVQNFISMSFRTEPYSDGSWIASWTLFYFGWWIAWAPLVGSFVARISKGRTIKEFMMGAIFIPVLGSFFWFAVMGGSGIHLIKNMGETALATAVSTDVTSALFTFFEYFPFTTFLSILAMVLVLVFFITSANSAVFVLGMISENGNPHPSHPRNKLKGCRFSICHMFLLVRLWE